A stretch of Fimbriimonadaceae bacterium DNA encodes these proteins:
- a CDS encoding exodeoxyribonuclease V subunit gamma, with translation MTRAQIRVLSVVPGAGSMEAVLADFESRGGGIATALLDPRLRGVARAAASLSNIEVLPFPALLGRAVARCGGPATSVAPRSLVEAAVAEACRHLPPDSPMGAVAKFPGLHRRVANVLSELREWRMDAEAMRVCAEAATSTLAARLHSLAEIESEVDRLLGDLGRTVPAYEIERNLDLRPEPDARWESVLVVAGSEYSPLLAATLEWLGACGQPMTVCVDRHAGEARLFEGAGQMADGLGAAPIPFGPEGGLARALFTDAVSSDACPRVVIESCADPLAESEWAVRRCLANLEAGIAPESIAMIARDLETYAPLLTASAERLGLPLRLHRRVPLNSNAFARLVLDALAFCAARDVRGLVPILASSYLALGRESRDALEGLVRDALAAGRGQWEVLADAAKASSGQHGWLVRLLAWRAEHVADRAPLAVWNARLRELFADLAAPDDPEAVLPTTERDQWAQSAFQRALAHAASIDRVRENPAIGLAEFAAECRSLCDVADAPLPPLEEGIAVVASAEELGPVRCVHVLGMLEGVFPRRRAEDPVLFDSHRQELGALRSDLPPLPDSRRTARAERDAFYRACTAASEQLVFSYPETEEDRDNVPAFYLAEVSRAAGEAVERSSRARLAWVPEGSELCSEADRRLFEALAKPRERPQARVVRSEEARAKIRAPEAGPFSTRDLRDALECPFRGVARSRLHLHGPAGDAWWSGLRRLAVKGRLASSPDEESARRALLAALDAEIETVRPEASAFDVSMMRIGGPRLVEEMVQREFRARSLWQREEGSTALDARFGDGPLRQGFPIDGGFALAGGVDAVSRIGPYRVAHLFRGQMPPTPDDEGGANDLDLLEIQIVLLALWGAGPVAVEVDTPSDGRALFVLPRVAEASMISDQAAGLRIVSMGEPRPVLDATREALREAVDTLRSGVMQPVPGEACLGCGYGELCRRSQEFSDEPALFEGGA, from the coding sequence CGCGCAGCCTGGTGGAAGCGGCCGTGGCCGAGGCTTGTCGCCACCTCCCTCCGGATTCGCCGATGGGGGCGGTGGCGAAGTTCCCAGGTCTGCACCGCCGGGTGGCCAACGTTTTGAGCGAGCTGCGCGAGTGGCGGATGGACGCGGAGGCGATGCGGGTCTGCGCCGAGGCCGCCACTTCGACGTTGGCCGCGCGCCTGCACTCGCTGGCGGAGATCGAGTCGGAAGTGGATCGGCTCCTGGGCGACCTGGGACGGACCGTGCCCGCCTACGAGATCGAACGCAACCTCGACTTGCGACCCGAGCCCGACGCGCGCTGGGAATCGGTGCTCGTCGTCGCAGGCTCCGAGTACTCGCCGTTGCTCGCAGCCACGCTCGAGTGGCTCGGCGCCTGCGGCCAACCCATGACCGTGTGCGTCGATCGGCACGCTGGCGAAGCACGCTTGTTCGAAGGGGCGGGACAGATGGCGGACGGGCTCGGCGCGGCGCCGATCCCCTTCGGTCCCGAGGGCGGATTGGCCCGCGCGCTGTTCACCGATGCGGTGTCCAGCGATGCGTGTCCGCGCGTGGTGATCGAGTCCTGCGCCGACCCGTTGGCCGAGTCCGAGTGGGCCGTGCGGCGGTGTTTGGCGAACCTTGAAGCGGGCATCGCGCCCGAGTCGATCGCGATGATCGCGCGGGACCTCGAGACGTACGCGCCCCTGTTGACGGCGTCGGCGGAACGGTTGGGGTTGCCCCTTCGCCTTCACCGCCGGGTTCCCTTGAATTCGAACGCCTTTGCGCGCCTGGTGCTCGACGCGCTCGCCTTCTGCGCGGCAAGGGATGTGCGCGGGTTGGTTCCTATCCTGGCTTCCAGCTACCTGGCCTTGGGCCGAGAATCCCGGGACGCGTTGGAGGGTTTGGTGCGAGACGCCTTGGCGGCGGGAAGGGGCCAGTGGGAGGTGCTCGCCGACGCCGCGAAGGCGTCGAGCGGCCAGCACGGTTGGTTGGTGCGGCTGCTCGCGTGGCGGGCCGAGCACGTGGCGGATCGTGCCCCGCTCGCCGTTTGGAATGCCCGGTTGCGCGAGCTGTTCGCCGACCTCGCCGCGCCGGACGATCCCGAAGCGGTGCTGCCGACGACGGAGCGGGACCAGTGGGCCCAGTCCGCGTTCCAGCGCGCGTTGGCCCACGCGGCGTCGATCGATCGCGTGCGCGAGAACCCGGCCATTGGACTGGCCGAGTTTGCCGCGGAGTGCCGTTCCCTTTGCGACGTTGCCGATGCGCCGCTTCCCCCGCTCGAGGAGGGGATCGCGGTGGTCGCCTCGGCGGAAGAGTTGGGCCCCGTCCGGTGCGTCCATGTCCTGGGAATGCTCGAAGGGGTGTTTCCTCGGCGCCGTGCCGAGGATCCCGTGCTCTTCGACTCCCATCGCCAGGAGCTGGGGGCGCTTCGATCCGACCTTCCGCCCCTGCCGGACTCGCGGCGCACGGCCCGCGCCGAGCGCGACGCGTTCTACCGCGCGTGTACCGCGGCTTCCGAGCAGCTTGTCTTCAGCTACCCGGAGACCGAAGAGGATCGGGACAACGTCCCGGCGTTCTACCTCGCGGAGGTGTCTCGAGCGGCGGGCGAAGCCGTCGAGCGCTCGTCGCGGGCGCGGTTGGCTTGGGTGCCGGAAGGGTCGGAGTTGTGCTCCGAAGCGGACAGGCGGCTCTTCGAAGCCCTGGCGAAACCCAGGGAGCGGCCCCAGGCGCGCGTGGTTCGATCCGAGGAGGCGCGCGCCAAGATCCGGGCACCCGAAGCCGGCCCCTTTTCGACACGAGATCTGCGCGACGCCCTCGAGTGCCCGTTTCGAGGAGTCGCTCGAAGCCGCTTGCACCTCCACGGGCCGGCGGGAGACGCCTGGTGGTCCGGCCTGCGCCGACTGGCCGTGAAGGGGCGCCTCGCCTCGAGTCCGGATGAGGAGAGTGCGCGCCGGGCATTGTTGGCCGCTCTCGACGCCGAGATCGAGACCGTCCGTCCCGAAGCGTCGGCGTTCGACGTCTCGATGATGCGCATCGGGGGTCCGCGCTTGGTCGAGGAGATGGTCCAGCGCGAGTTTCGAGCGCGGTCGCTGTGGCAGAGGGAGGAGGGGAGCACCGCGCTCGACGCGCGCTTCGGAGACGGGCCCCTTCGGCAGGGCTTCCCGATCGACGGGGGTTTCGCGCTCGCGGGCGGGGTCGATGCCGTATCGCGCATCGGACCGTACAGGGTCGCCCACTTGTTCCGAGGCCAGATGCCGCCCACTCCCGACGACGAGGGGGGTGCGAACGATCTGGACTTGTTGGAGATCCAGATCGTCCTGCTCGCCCTGTGGGGCGCCGGCCCGGTGGCGGTCGAAGTGGATACGCCTTCCGACGGGAGGGCGTTGTTCGTGCTGCCCCGCGTGGCAGAGGCGTCGATGATCTCAGATCAGGCGGCCGGATTGCGCATCGTGTCGATGGGCGAGCCCCGGCCCGTTCTCGACGCGACCCGTGAGGCTTTGCGCGAGGCCGTCGACACGTTGCGTTCGGGGGTAATGCAGCCCGTTCCCGGCGAGGCTTGCCTCGGTTGCGGCTACGGCGAGTTGTGCCGGCGATCGCAGGAGTTCAGCGACGAGCCCGCGCTTTTCGAGGGGGGTGCATGA